A stretch of DNA from Channa argus isolate prfri chromosome 7, Channa argus male v1.0, whole genome shotgun sequence:
GCACGCATGCTCACAACAACCTTACTGTCCCCAAAGGACAATTATTTGTGCAGCAGCAGGGAAACACCAAGACAGACAACATCCAacataaagacatttaaaccaacattacagtttcattattattatcagatTCTCCGTAAATTCCCCATAGTGATAGCAAATGGTAGAAAAGAGAGTTTATACCTGTTGGTTCTTGCTGCCTAAAGAGCGAGCAACCCAAAATGAAATACATGAAACGGACTGTGGGGGATGGGAGCTATACTTTGTTGCGTAGCTGACTTCATGGAGTTCGGACAGACTGCTTAATTAAATTCCAATGATTTTACTGCTGACTTGACAATTTGTTGTTAAGTATGATGCCTTTAAATGCCGTTTTTAAAGACAATTTCTCTGACCCTTTGTTACACCGCAGACAGAATCTGGTACATTCTGCCTAAAACCAAACCACCTAACCTCAGGTTTTGTTATACAGGAACCAAACAATGTAGCCTGCTTCAAGAACTTGGTAATACCATAACAGTGAATAATTAGCTGCAGGATTGTCTTCAGCAACCACAGCTCATTGGCAGTACTGGTCTTTGTACTGTCTGCGGGTAAAGAGCAACTCTCACTGTGGACAAATCAAGGGTGTAAAATGTGATGCTTCTAAGAGCACTGGTTCCAGTCTGAACAGAGCAGCATCTTCCTGAAGCTGTGTCGGAGCTCAGCACTGCGGAATGCATAGATGGCCGGGTCGATGAGGGCATGGCTCATCATTAGGACCACGTGCAGCTGGAACAGCGATCGATAACACTCACAGTACGGGTTCATAGGGCAcaccatgatgatgatgaggtgGAAGAAAAAGGGCGCCCAACACACCACGAATGCCCCGAACAGGATGGTTAGAGTCAGGGCCCCCCTCATGCTTTTCCTCCACCACAGCTGCCTCCGACACCTCCCCCCACCGCTACTGGGCAGAGCTGCAATTTTCCTGGCATGTATGCGTGCCCGCATCAACATGTACACATAGAGGATGCAGATAATCGTGAAAGAGATGACGAAGACGCTGATGAAGCAGATCATGATGAAATTGGAGGTGAAGAATTTGACCATGAGCACAGCCAATGCCCCACACATTGCCCAGATGACACCCAGGATCACTCTGGCACGCCACATTGTCATGATGTTGTGGTATCGCAGTGCGTAGAAGATGGTGATGTAACTGCAAATGAAGACAAATAATTTTATTCTCTGCTCAAATCGTAATTTATTCAAACTGGGGATGAAACCTGCAGTAAGTAGTTCTGGGCTATTTAAACATCTAGCAGATATGCAACGTTACAGTTCAGTTGGCCATCGGACTGTAAGTCGTTCACCCTCTTATGCTTTTGTTCTGTTCTCTTTGGCTTCAGCTGCTCCAATATGACTGCCATCGCCAGCTCGGTAACTGTGTTTATCTGCTGTCTGGTGCGGGTCAGGTATGCATGCAGCAGAAATTTAGAGCTTTGTTTCACTGAAAGCAGCCACCTACCTTTCCTCGAAATTGAGTTTGTGAGAGGGTTCAAGAGTAAACCAAGCAGTGCAATTGTGGGTGGCGACACTGAAGCACTGGGCTGATGATACAGAGCTTCATTGAGCTGAAGGCAACTGCAGAGCTAGGCAATAGCTGTCTCTGGGTTTGTCCCTGGGAGCAGCCCCCTTCACATAAACCTAATCATGGGACCAAGAGTCATTGTCAACATATGAATGAATAGCTCCTTTAATGTGGTGCttatgatatttttatgttaaaaactCAGCATCACTGTGTGTAATGTGAGAAAAAAGATCCCTTGGCTCCAAGACTTTTCACATGCTCTCACTCTCATGTTAACCTTATTCTCATTGAGCCCAAAGTGCCAACCCAAGACCTGCATGTGCTTGTCTTTGTTGAAGCTGTGAACTCACCAGACTAATGCAACCTATAAGTTACTAACTATGATGAGTTACTAACTAAAAGGCAAATGAATATTGGGCATGTATTCATTACACCAGTGCAAGCACAAACTCCAAATTAATGGTAACACTATGCATTGTCTGCTGAATGTGTAAAATGGCTATTGTTTGTGGACAAGTCAGCAATCAGAAGTTTAAAAAGTGCTTATCTTTCATCTCATGTTTTTCTTGCGAACTGCCAAGAAGCATAGAACGCAGCTTTAAAGTGAACGAAAGCTTTGTGAGACTGTAAGACCAGAAAGAGTTGGGAGGATTTATGAATGGACTGCATCTGTAACCAATGAATTTCATGGCTGCTCAGTGTTATCAGTACCAGTGAACATGTGGTTGACTTTGAAAGTCATCACATtgcttacattttattattcatgCTTGGTGCTGCAGTTGTGAGTGAAGACTGAAGATAATCTTTCCAGTCTTCAAATGCTGTATAACAAATTTTGAAAGCACCACTGTTCATCATGACATCTGCGTTTCCTTATTGTTTGTTGTATGCAATCTAGGGATTACACATCAGTTTGTGAATGCAGCACATTTTGCAGCTGGCTCTCTGA
This window harbors:
- the mc2r gene encoding adrenocorticotropic hormone receptor isoform X1, producing MNASSLNQSDCPEVQVPFPLFFTIGVVSLAENFLVALAVIWNRNLHSPMYSFICSLAAFNTIASLTKTWENLMIQLAEGGHLQKRDLSMTKLDDVIDSLLCMSFIGSFFSFMAIAVDRYITIFYALRYHNIMTMWRARVILGVIWAMCGALAVLMVKFFTSNFIMICFISVFVISFTIICILYVYMLMRARIHARKIAALPSSGGGRCRRQLWWRKSMRGALTLTILFGAFVVCWAPFFFHLIIIMVCPMNPYCECYRSLFQLHVVLMMSHALIDPAIYAFRSAELRHSFRKMLLCSDWNQCS
- the mc2r gene encoding adrenocorticotropic hormone receptor isoform X2 codes for the protein MYSFICSLAAFNTIASLTKTWENLMIQLAEGGHLQKRDLSMTKLDDVIDSLLCMSFIGSFFSFMAIAVDRYITIFYALRYHNIMTMWRARVILGVIWAMCGALAVLMVKFFTSNFIMICFISVFVISFTIICILYVYMLMRARIHARKIAALPSSGGGRCRRQLWWRKSMRGALTLTILFGAFVVCWAPFFFHLIIIMVCPMNPYCECYRSLFQLHVVLMMSHALIDPAIYAFRSAELRHSFRKMLLCSDWNQCS